From Levilactobacillus zymae, a single genomic window includes:
- a CDS encoding DUF6287 domain-containing protein, whose protein sequence is MNLKHLTTIALVGSALGTLAACGSTKKAAPTASSSSATSRVSSTRQSSKPTSTTTTSSVARQHPATPSKQVMNFAQLKRGDYRSLAGTWDEVVTGVNPHDGTGISYQSVLGTKLDVTANRIRADGVQLAGQTLTADQQNHPLVFKTTPDHALEAQMSDAAHAAINWTVTFYPKGSSDAFLKEIGWAHSSQNLISIWTSNNSYTQVYAQRPAHPATTAATLLNVKQIARNDFSSLVGTWRNPHNHQTLIVTSKVQARPAGSSAAATQGVVVGGPLQNGHPRVIVTGTVQDGAIQGGLGIFDPKAEGATFAPLGIVPKGVQLSTDDNSDTSRDRLIEGGGQGGYRSQAYYRE, encoded by the coding sequence ATGAACCTTAAACACTTAACAACCATCGCCCTTGTCGGGAGTGCCTTAGGGACCTTAGCGGCGTGTGGGTCCACTAAAAAGGCCGCGCCGACGGCTTCCTCGTCGAGCGCCACGAGTCGGGTCAGTTCAACTCGTCAGTCGAGTAAACCCACCTCAACGACGACCACCAGTTCAGTGGCCAGACAGCATCCGGCCACCCCGTCCAAGCAAGTCATGAACTTCGCCCAGCTTAAACGGGGGGATTATCGGAGCTTAGCCGGGACCTGGGATGAGGTGGTGACCGGCGTCAACCCACACGATGGGACCGGGATTAGCTACCAGAGCGTTTTAGGCACTAAGCTCGACGTCACCGCCAACCGCATCCGCGCCGACGGGGTGCAACTCGCGGGTCAAACCTTAACCGCCGACCAGCAAAATCACCCACTCGTGTTTAAAACGACGCCTGACCACGCCTTAGAAGCCCAGATGTCAGATGCAGCACATGCTGCCATTAATTGGACCGTGACGTTTTATCCCAAGGGCTCTAGCGACGCTTTTTTGAAGGAAATTGGTTGGGCCCATAGTTCCCAAAACCTGATCAGTATCTGGACCAGTAATAATTCCTACACGCAGGTTTACGCGCAACGTCCCGCACACCCGGCAACGACTGCGGCGACACTGCTCAACGTCAAGCAAATCGCGCGTAACGACTTCAGCAGTCTGGTGGGTACCTGGCGTAACCCGCACAATCACCAGACGCTAATTGTGACGAGTAAAGTTCAAGCACGACCAGCCGGAAGTTCGGCGGCGGCCACCCAGGGGGTCGTGGTGGGCGGCCCCCTGCAGAACGGCCATCCCCGGGTCATCGTAACCGGCACGGTCCAAGATGGCGCCATCCAGGGCGGCCTGGGGATTTTTGATCCCAAGGCCGAAGGTGCCACCTTTGCGCCCCTGGGAATTGTGCCCAAGGGGGTTCAGCTGTCGACGGATGATAACTCGGATACGTCGCGTGATCGGTTGATCGAAGGTGGTGGCCAGGGCGGCTACCGCAGTCAGGCGTACTACCGCGAATAA
- a CDS encoding ABC-F family ATP-binding cassette domain-containing protein, translating to MQTLRAENLHRTYGEKTLFDNLNFIINEHDRIGLIGVNGSGKTSLLNTLAGVNNDQTGTISTPKDYTIGYLTQKPDLDENLTVMDAVFSGDQTVFVTIRQYEAALAAYGQHPEDAKAQKRYLDAEAKMNEEDAWTAESDVKTILTQLKITDLSQSIKTLSGGQVKRVGLAQVLIQSPDLLLLDEPTNHLDFDSIAWLQQYLTSYKGALLVVTHDRYFLDQVANQIWELDFGKLYQYPGNYQAYVQEKAERVTQEADAEQKSKRLYQQELAWMKAGAKARSTKQNARINRFHELASQQGTRQVQQNVSISLGQQRLGKKVIELKDANLKLGDHLILKDFSDLIQGGERIGISGENGAGKSSLLNVIAGKLPLDSGIIDVGETVKMAYYTQQIEPIPEDKRMINYLSEVGQNVTDKQGNSVSVTELLEQFLFPRFMHGTLIRKLSGGEKRRLYLLKLLMEQPNVLLLDEPTNDLDISTLTVLEDYIAQFAGTVITVSHDRYFLDKVADRLLIFDGNGQIERYSGQFSDYLTAQQQAHKPAAPKPKAAPKPAATAKATTKKKVKLTYAEQKEWEGIEGVIDGLEAKKAAVQKDMNENGANYDKLADLQQQLDDLDQQLDQKVARWEYLSEYATD from the coding sequence ATGCAAACTTTACGAGCGGAAAATTTACACCGGACTTACGGTGAAAAAACACTATTTGATAATTTAAACTTCATCATCAACGAGCACGACCGCATCGGGTTAATCGGGGTCAATGGTAGTGGGAAGACCTCCCTATTAAACACCCTAGCCGGGGTGAATAACGACCAGACCGGAACCATTAGTACGCCCAAGGATTACACCATTGGGTACTTAACCCAAAAGCCCGACCTAGATGAAAATTTGACGGTCATGGACGCCGTTTTTTCCGGGGATCAGACCGTTTTCGTGACCATTCGCCAATACGAAGCGGCGCTGGCCGCTTACGGGCAACATCCTGAAGATGCTAAAGCCCAAAAGCGCTACCTGGATGCCGAAGCCAAGATGAACGAAGAAGATGCGTGGACCGCCGAAAGCGACGTGAAAACGATCCTAACGCAGTTGAAGATTACGGATCTCTCGCAATCCATCAAGACGCTTTCTGGGGGACAAGTTAAGCGGGTTGGGTTGGCCCAAGTGCTGATCCAATCACCGGATCTCCTCCTGTTAGACGAACCCACCAACCACTTGGATTTCGATTCCATTGCCTGGTTACAACAATACTTAACGTCTTACAAGGGAGCGCTACTGGTCGTTACCCACGACCGGTACTTCTTAGACCAGGTGGCCAACCAAATCTGGGAACTGGACTTCGGAAAATTGTATCAGTACCCGGGAAACTACCAGGCCTACGTGCAGGAAAAGGCAGAACGGGTTACCCAGGAAGCCGATGCGGAACAGAAGTCTAAGCGCCTTTATCAACAAGAGCTAGCTTGGATGAAGGCCGGTGCTAAGGCGCGGTCAACCAAGCAAAATGCGCGGATCAACCGGTTCCACGAACTGGCTAGTCAACAGGGCACCCGCCAAGTCCAACAAAACGTTTCCATCTCGCTAGGACAGCAGCGTTTAGGTAAGAAGGTCATTGAACTCAAAGACGCTAATTTAAAACTCGGCGATCACCTGATTCTAAAGGACTTCAGTGACCTGATTCAGGGTGGCGAGCGCATCGGGATCAGTGGGGAAAATGGGGCCGGCAAGTCCAGTCTCCTCAACGTGATTGCCGGAAAGTTGCCCCTGGATTCCGGCATCATCGACGTGGGGGAAACCGTGAAAATGGCTTACTATACCCAGCAGATCGAACCGATCCCCGAAGATAAACGGATGATTAACTACCTCTCAGAGGTTGGGCAAAACGTCACCGACAAGCAGGGCAATTCCGTCAGTGTGACCGAGTTATTGGAACAGTTCCTATTCCCCCGGTTCATGCACGGCACATTAATTCGCAAGCTCTCCGGGGGCGAAAAGCGCCGATTGTATCTACTGAAGTTGTTGATGGAACAGCCGAACGTCCTCTTACTGGACGAACCGACTAACGATCTGGATATCAGCACCCTGACGGTTTTAGAAGACTACATCGCGCAGTTTGCCGGGACCGTTATCACGGTCTCCCATGACCGCTACTTCCTGGATAAGGTGGCCGACCGTCTGTTAATCTTTGACGGTAACGGACAGATTGAACGGTACTCCGGTCAATTCAGCGATTACCTAACCGCTCAGCAGCAGGCCCATAAGCCCGCCGCGCCGAAGCCGAAAGCCGCGCCGAAACCAGCCGCGACCGCTAAAGCGACCACTAAGAAGAAGGTCAAGCTGACCTACGCCGAACAAAAGGAGTGGGAAGGCATTGAGGGTGTCATCGACGGTCTGGAAGCCAAGAAGGCTGCCGTTCAAAAGGACATGAACGAAAATGGCGCCAATTACGATAAGTTGGCGGATTTACAACAACAATTGGATGATTTAGATCAGCAATTAGATCAAAAGGTCGCTCGTTGGGAATACCTCAGCGAATACGCCACGGATTAG
- a CDS encoding GDSL-type esterase/lipase family protein, with amino-acid sequence MKKTKHLGRWLGVGLFVVLVVIVAFTYWHPGTRTVQTTKPTTNRRSTVRLVALGDSLTEGVGDQQKKGGYTERIATKIRQTDHVKVIMHNYGLAGDRSDQIEKRLVNSDKMQHQVTQAQAITLTVGGNDLLQTLTQNVTINQQSQLNQQLTQAEKTYAKKLTSLLATVRRYNPRAPIYLFTIYNPIYVYFANLTQITDAVDNWNAKTKQTVRLQRRLYVVDINRDLSVGQFKSVTQQARLKRAAQKSNDGELSLASFQKQILASDSSKELNDYLSPADHFHPNAKGYRLMTQKLFAKMQAHQQWLRK; translated from the coding sequence GTGAAGAAAACCAAACATTTGGGCCGGTGGCTAGGTGTGGGGCTCTTCGTCGTGTTGGTGGTCATCGTGGCCTTCACCTACTGGCATCCCGGCACGCGGACCGTCCAAACTACTAAGCCCACGACCAATCGACGGTCGACGGTGCGGTTAGTGGCTTTAGGCGATTCGTTAACCGAAGGCGTCGGTGACCAACAGAAAAAGGGCGGCTATACCGAACGAATTGCTACCAAGATTCGGCAAACCGACCACGTAAAGGTGATCATGCATAATTACGGGCTAGCCGGTGACCGCAGTGATCAGATCGAAAAGCGGTTGGTCAACAGTGACAAGATGCAACACCAGGTCACCCAAGCGCAGGCCATTACCCTGACGGTGGGGGGGAACGACTTATTGCAAACGTTGACCCAAAACGTTACGATTAACCAGCAGTCGCAGTTGAACCAGCAACTCACCCAGGCCGAGAAGACCTACGCTAAAAAGTTAACCAGCCTATTGGCCACGGTACGCCGGTATAATCCGCGAGCGCCCATCTATCTATTTACCATCTATAATCCCATCTACGTTTACTTTGCGAACCTGACGCAGATCACGGATGCGGTGGATAACTGGAACGCCAAGACCAAGCAGACGGTGCGCCTGCAACGACGCTTATACGTGGTCGATATCAACCGGGATCTATCGGTAGGGCAATTCAAATCCGTGACTCAGCAGGCGCGCTTGAAGCGTGCGGCCCAAAAATCAAACGACGGGGAACTATCCCTGGCAAGCTTCCAGAAACAAATCCTGGCGAGCGACAGCAGTAAAGAATTAAACGATTATTTATCGCCGGCAGACCATTTTCACCCCAACGCCAAGGGGTACCGGTTGATGACCCAGAAATTATTTGCTAAAATGCAGGCTCACCAACAGTGGTTGCGGAAATAA
- a CDS encoding IS30-like element ISLpl1 family transposase, whose protein sequence is MSSITYSERIKIETFCELGLSNIQMGVRLNRSPSTISYELSRCQPYQAELAQTDAEYKRSRCGRKTKLSDELKQKILNHLRLSWSPGMIAHEFKLATKSIYNWLNQGRIDFSLNDLPEHGVRQRRNVDQRSKYNQSLGRSIEQRPMMINQRNRIGDFELDTVVGPRGHSKAVLLTLIDRKSRFLWAYRLKDRTTASVNEALTKFLTTFNGPVHSFTVDRGTEFSGLVSFESQYGIKTYYCHAYTPAERGSNERFNRNLRYFYPKGTRFEHISAQDLTTTLLQINQRPLKILDWQTPYQVMLTNLSKNSD, encoded by the coding sequence TTGTCTAGTATAACCTATTCCGAACGAATTAAAATCGAAACCTTTTGTGAACTAGGGCTGTCCAATATCCAAATGGGCGTTCGGCTGAACCGATCACCGTCAACAATTTCTTATGAATTATCTCGATGTCAACCTTATCAGGCTGAATTAGCACAAACAGATGCCGAATACAAGCGATCACGATGTGGTCGGAAAACTAAGCTGAGCGATGAGTTAAAGCAAAAAATTCTCAACCATTTACGTCTAAGCTGGTCACCAGGAATGATTGCTCACGAATTTAAACTAGCTACTAAATCTATTTATAATTGGCTAAATCAGGGGAGAATTGATTTCTCCTTGAATGATCTACCTGAACATGGCGTACGCCAACGGCGTAACGTTGACCAACGATCCAAATATAATCAATCTTTGGGGCGATCAATTGAACAGCGTCCCATGATGATTAATCAACGTAATCGCATCGGCGATTTTGAACTAGATACAGTCGTTGGTCCTCGTGGGCATAGTAAGGCAGTTTTATTAACTTTAATCGATCGAAAATCACGGTTCCTTTGGGCATACCGGTTAAAAGATCGAACGACAGCGAGTGTTAATGAAGCACTGACTAAGTTCCTAACAACTTTTAATGGACCGGTGCACAGTTTTACTGTGGACCGTGGTACTGAGTTTAGTGGGCTAGTATCATTTGAATCACAATATGGTATTAAGACCTATTACTGTCATGCTTATACGCCAGCTGAACGTGGTAGTAATGAACGCTTTAATCGGAATTTACGTTATTTTTATCCTAAGGGGACTCGTTTTGAGCACATTAGTGCTCAAGATTTAACGACGACGTTACTCCAAATTAACCAGCGACCGCTTAAAATACTCGACTGGCAAACACCGTATCAGGTTATGCTGACCAATTTGTCCAAAAATTCGGATTAA
- a CDS encoding IS256 family transposase produces the protein MNELSTEIMSALAKKEDVGEIIRQAVEQAVNGLLKTELTAFLGYQAYQRPDQATNYRNGVYERQLTTKYGEITVQVPRDRAGQFEQQTIDRYQRRTDSLEDMVIHLYRRGITTKEIAELMEKMYGSYYTPATMSNITQNVAEQVERFHQRKLADKYAVVYVDATYVHLRRDTVENEAVYIMIGIRPNGRKEVLNYTIAPTESKTIWEEQLQTIKDQGVQQVLLFVADGVIGLTDAVTQYFPKAKLQRCLVHVARNFTAKVRVSDRKPINDAFRDVRQSATAVAAKQALTVFIDKWGKKYPSLKKLAQEENLFTYYAFPKAVRHSIYSTNLIESFNKVFKSNLRKKQQFPNEDSLARFTVTQCLDYNDRNTNRTHRGFASCRDTFDSMFE, from the coding sequence ATGAATGAGCTTAGCACAGAAATCATGTCAGCACTAGCGAAAAAGGAAGATGTTGGTGAAATTATTCGTCAGGCCGTTGAGCAAGCCGTTAATGGCTTGCTTAAAACTGAACTCACAGCCTTCCTAGGCTACCAGGCATACCAACGTCCAGATCAAGCTACTAATTACCGTAACGGTGTTTATGAACGCCAATTGACGACAAAATACGGTGAGATTACCGTTCAGGTCCCACGGGACCGAGCAGGTCAATTTGAGCAACAAACGATTGATCGTTATCAGCGACGGACTGACAGCCTGGAAGATATGGTCATTCATCTGTATCGTCGGGGAATTACGACGAAAGAAATTGCCGAACTGATGGAAAAGATGTACGGCAGCTATTACACCCCAGCCACCATGTCGAACATTACGCAGAATGTGGCCGAACAGGTCGAACGTTTCCATCAGCGAAAGTTAGCTGATAAGTACGCAGTCGTGTACGTCGATGCGACTTACGTGCATCTACGGCGGGATACGGTGGAGAACGAAGCGGTCTACATCATGATTGGCATTCGTCCCAATGGACGTAAGGAAGTTCTCAACTACACTATCGCACCAACCGAATCAAAGACTATCTGGGAGGAACAACTCCAAACAATCAAAGACCAAGGCGTCCAGCAAGTCCTTTTATTTGTGGCCGACGGTGTCATTGGCTTAACCGATGCAGTCACACAATACTTTCCCAAAGCAAAGCTCCAGCGTTGTCTCGTCCATGTAGCTCGTAACTTTACAGCCAAGGTTCGGGTCAGTGACCGTAAGCCGATCAATGATGCCTTTCGTGATGTTCGCCAATCAGCTACGGCAGTAGCTGCAAAACAAGCCTTAACGGTTTTTATCGATAAGTGGGGTAAAAAGTATCCTAGCCTTAAGAAGCTTGCGCAAGAGGAGAATTTATTTACCTATTACGCTTTCCCCAAGGCCGTTCGTCATAGTATTTACTCAACCAACCTAATCGAATCTTTTAACAAGGTCTTCAAATCCAATCTCAGGAAGAAGCAACAATTTCCAAACGAGGATTCTCTAGCAAGGTTTACCGTCACTCAGTGTTTAGATTATAACGACCGCAATACCAATCGGACGCATCGCGGTTTTGCCAGTTGCCGGGACACTTTCGACTCAATGTTTGAGTAA
- a CDS encoding YpmS family protein, with product MTQEPKRSNPQPTTTRNWWKTGVITLVTLIVIGFVFVGVKALAPTKVAATAQPASGETTNVNITLNKKQVNALADYYINKSLSGQSLKYRFQVTDHAMLTGSTEVLGANVNFALLFKPTVLANGDVKLTAQKLSIGSLPVPVSFVMNYIAKNYPLPKWVAMDSGQKTMTLHLTRIGNGKKLSYAAKQIDLSGPGKFVFQARIPAK from the coding sequence ATGACACAAGAACCCAAACGGTCCAATCCCCAACCGACCACCACACGGAACTGGTGGAAAACGGGGGTCATCACGTTAGTCACGTTAATCGTGATTGGCTTTGTCTTCGTCGGGGTTAAAGCGTTAGCCCCGACGAAGGTGGCCGCAACGGCCCAACCGGCCAGCGGGGAGACCACCAACGTGAACATCACGTTAAATAAGAAACAAGTTAACGCCTTAGCCGATTACTACATCAACAAGTCGTTGTCCGGCCAATCGTTAAAGTACCGGTTTCAGGTGACCGATCACGCCATGCTGACGGGCTCAACCGAGGTTTTGGGGGCCAACGTGAACTTCGCGTTGCTCTTTAAGCCCACGGTGCTGGCCAACGGTGACGTTAAACTGACCGCCCAGAAACTATCCATCGGCTCGCTACCCGTACCCGTGAGCTTCGTGATGAATTACATCGCGAAGAACTACCCGCTGCCTAAGTGGGTGGCCATGGATAGTGGTCAGAAAACCATGACGCTGCACCTGACGCGGATTGGGAACGGCAAAAAGTTGTCGTATGCGGCCAAGCAAATTGATTTATCCGGCCCCGGGAAGTTCGTCTTCCAGGCCCGGATTCCCGCCAAGTAG
- a CDS encoding DegV family protein produces the protein MANIKIVTDSSAGLTDQQIQDYHITIVPLTVMIDDTIYVERESITNKEFIDKMKTSKTLPKTSQPPLGSFVETFDKLGADGSSVICFTMLEAISGTIHAAEQAANLSKTDVTVVDSQFTDQALAFQVIEAAKLAAEGADKATILQRADAVRNNTHLFMGIVTLENILKGGRLGRAAGMLTALLNIKVVLEVTGGQLKIRAKGRGMKTIDRYFSKVYDQMKQTPDIMSVGISQVEAYDSVASVQQHIHEFLPNKDILVRETVPIIATHGGPGAFALMYYTDPTK, from the coding sequence ATGGCTAACATTAAAATCGTCACGGATTCATCGGCCGGGTTAACCGACCAACAGATCCAAGATTACCACATCACCATCGTACCGCTGACGGTGATGATCGACGACACGATCTACGTGGAACGTGAGTCGATTACGAATAAAGAATTTATCGATAAAATGAAAACTTCGAAGACGTTGCCGAAGACCAGCCAACCACCGTTGGGCTCGTTCGTCGAGACCTTCGATAAGCTCGGTGCGGACGGGAGCAGTGTGATCTGCTTTACCATGCTAGAAGCCATCAGTGGCACGATTCACGCGGCCGAACAGGCGGCGAACTTATCGAAGACCGACGTCACCGTGGTCGATAGTCAGTTCACCGACCAGGCCTTGGCTTTTCAAGTGATCGAAGCGGCGAAGTTAGCGGCCGAAGGGGCCGACAAGGCGACCATCTTGCAACGGGCCGATGCCGTGCGGAATAACACGCACCTGTTCATGGGTATCGTCACGTTGGAAAACATTCTCAAGGGGGGCCGTTTGGGTCGCGCCGCAGGAATGCTGACGGCGCTGCTGAACATCAAGGTGGTCCTGGAAGTCACTGGGGGCCAACTGAAGATCCGCGCGAAGGGTCGGGGCATGAAGACCATCGACCGGTACTTTAGCAAGGTCTACGATCAGATGAAACAAACACCGGACATCATGTCGGTGGGAATTTCCCAAGTGGAAGCCTACGATAGCGTGGCCAGTGTGCAGCAACACATCCACGAATTTTTACCGAACAAAGACATCTTAGTGCGTGAAACGGTGCCCATCATCGCTACGCACGGGGGCCCTGGGGCGTTTGCCTTGATGTACTACACGGACCCCACTAAATAA
- a CDS encoding hemolysin III family protein produces the protein MKPPRSRTYNIVNEVLNAVTHGIGAGLSIAGLVILLLQAHAKGGSLRMTTFAVYGAIMVLFYLASTLFHSLVFTKASHVFQIFDHCAIYLLIAGTYTPYSLLVIGGWLGWTMFGVIWGMAVLGIIYKAIWLGQHQILSTIIYVVMGWMCLLGIKPLYAGLGPVGFGLLFAGGVAFTAGAILYSFKGVPFGHVIWHLFVMLGTGLMYFSILLYA, from the coding sequence TTGAAACCACCGCGTAGTCGCACCTATAACATCGTTAATGAAGTCCTCAACGCCGTGACCCACGGCATTGGGGCCGGCCTAAGCATTGCCGGATTGGTAATCCTATTGCTCCAGGCCCACGCCAAGGGCGGTAGCTTACGGATGACCACCTTTGCCGTTTACGGCGCCATTATGGTGCTGTTCTACTTGGCCTCGACGCTCTTTCACAGTTTGGTCTTCACCAAAGCGTCGCACGTTTTTCAAATCTTTGACCACTGCGCCATCTACCTGCTGATTGCCGGCACCTATACGCCTTATAGCTTACTGGTGATCGGGGGCTGGCTAGGCTGGACCATGTTCGGGGTGATCTGGGGCATGGCCGTCTTGGGCATCATCTATAAGGCCATCTGGTTGGGGCAGCACCAGATTCTGTCCACCATCATCTACGTGGTGATGGGCTGGATGTGTCTCCTCGGGATCAAACCCCTGTATGCGGGCTTGGGGCCCGTGGGCTTTGGCCTATTATTCGCCGGGGGCGTCGCCTTCACGGCCGGGGCCATCCTATACAGCTTCAAGGGGGTCCCCTTCGGCCACGTCATCTGGCACCTTTTCGTCATGCTGGGAACCGGCCTGATGTACTTCTCCATTCTGTTATACGCCTAG
- a CDS encoding CAP domain-containing protein, with protein sequence MTVKTALRSTMVLLGVTTMSLSLAVTGTTPAAAKTKAAKVLTTTTYQKKHKVHVQGGWMYSTPQLTHKTHHLTKSLYTKFYATQQVKVRQANGKTATLNYLISQNGQLKGYVQRTNVRNQWGYGKYSVAAYRKNALMVLNKERVKRGLKPYKASTKLNKVAQYNSNRMPKLGKHFKPNLKHTPHAGWFYNDYFAPKANPIIHYQNGAQWGQGSMNAWMGLTDRWIDYGAKPYLFSKTHTHIGFGGTQRGQKIYMFVVVNHN encoded by the coding sequence ATGACAGTTAAAACAGCACTGCGTTCCACAATGGTTTTATTAGGCGTCACCACGATGAGCCTGAGCCTAGCCGTGACGGGGACCACCCCGGCAGCGGCCAAAACCAAGGCGGCTAAGGTCCTCACCACCACGACCTACCAGAAAAAGCATAAGGTCCACGTTCAGGGTGGTTGGATGTACAGCACGCCTCAGCTCACGCACAAGACGCATCACTTGACCAAGTCGCTCTACACCAAGTTCTACGCCACCCAGCAGGTGAAGGTTCGCCAAGCCAACGGCAAGACGGCGACGTTGAACTACCTGATCTCCCAGAACGGGCAACTCAAAGGTTACGTGCAGAGGACCAACGTGCGTAACCAGTGGGGCTACGGCAAGTATAGTGTTGCGGCTTACCGGAAGAACGCCTTGATGGTCTTGAACAAGGAACGGGTAAAGCGGGGGTTAAAACCGTACAAGGCCAGCACCAAGCTCAATAAAGTGGCGCAATATAACAGTAACCGGATGCCCAAGCTGGGTAAACACTTCAAACCAAATTTGAAGCACACACCCCACGCCGGCTGGTTCTATAACGACTACTTTGCGCCTAAGGCTAACCCCATCATTCACTATCAGAACGGGGCACAGTGGGGCCAAGGCAGTATGAATGCTTGGATGGGCTTAACAGATCGCTGGATCGACTACGGGGCAAAACCATACCTCTTTAGTAAGACCCACACCCACATTGGCTTTGGCGGCACCCAACGCGGCCAAAAGATCTACATGTTCGTGGTGGTCAACCACAACTAA
- a CDS encoding dihydrofolate reductase — protein sequence MLIYLWAESRGGVIGYRGQLPWHLPADMHYFKTTTTGHTVIAGAKTFASFGRPLPHRTNVVVSHRPAGEFPAGVTVLNSLDAVRQYAAARPHELLYVVGGAQLFTGLMADVDRLYRTTIAADFPGDTRMPAIDYAQFTKIGEQVGVRDADNPYDYVFEQFERR from the coding sequence ATGTTGATCTATCTTTGGGCCGAAAGTCGTGGTGGCGTGATTGGGTACCGGGGCCAACTTCCCTGGCACCTGCCGGCCGATATGCACTACTTTAAAACCACCACCACGGGACATACCGTGATTGCGGGCGCCAAAACCTTCGCGTCGTTTGGCCGTCCGCTACCGCACCGGACGAACGTGGTCGTCAGTCACCGACCGGCCGGGGAGTTTCCGGCGGGCGTCACGGTGCTGAATTCGTTAGACGCCGTGCGGCAATACGCCGCCGCCCGCCCACACGAGTTGCTGTACGTGGTTGGCGGCGCTCAGCTATTTACCGGGTTAATGGCCGACGTGGACCGATTATACCGGACCACCATCGCGGCCGACTTTCCTGGCGATACTCGGATGCCGGCCATCGACTACGCTCAATTTACCAAGATTGGGGAACAGGTGGGGGTCCGCGACGCCGATAATCCCTACGATTACGTTTTTGAACAGTTTGAACGTCGCTAA
- a CDS encoding thymidylate synthase, translating to MLEDAYLDLERTVLEQGHAKTDRTGTGTVSLFGYQMRFNLQEGFPLLTTKKVPFGLIKSELLWFLRGDTNIRFLLQHHNHIWDEWAFQRYVDSPDYHGPDMHDFGRRALVDPAFNQQYQAEKKAFCDRILTDQAFGDHYGDLGLVYGSQWRAWQGHNGETIDQLANVIQTLRTHPDSRRMIVSAWNPADVPSMALPPCHTLYQFYVNDGKLSCQLYQRSGDIFLGVPFNIASYALLTSLIAKEVGLEVGDFVHTLGDAHIYQNHLDQVKTQLARTPKAAPQLWLNPDKSSIFDYDMADIKVTGYDPAPAIKAPVAV from the coding sequence ATGTTAGAAGATGCTTACCTAGACTTAGAACGCACGGTCCTGGAACAGGGCCACGCCAAAACCGACCGTACGGGTACCGGGACCGTCAGTCTCTTCGGGTACCAGATGCGGTTTAACCTGCAAGAAGGGTTTCCGTTACTGACCACCAAGAAGGTCCCATTTGGGCTGATTAAGTCGGAACTCTTATGGTTCTTACGCGGAGACACCAATATTCGGTTCCTGTTACAGCACCATAACCACATTTGGGACGAATGGGCCTTTCAACGGTACGTGGATAGCCCCGACTATCACGGCCCCGACATGCACGACTTTGGCCGCCGTGCCTTAGTCGATCCCGCCTTCAACCAGCAGTATCAGGCCGAAAAAAAGGCTTTCTGCGACCGTATCTTGACCGACCAAGCCTTCGGGGATCATTACGGGGACCTGGGGTTGGTATATGGGAGTCAGTGGCGTGCTTGGCAGGGGCACAACGGTGAGACCATCGACCAGTTAGCCAACGTGATTCAGACCTTACGAACGCATCCCGATTCCCGGCGGATGATCGTGTCGGCCTGGAATCCCGCCGACGTGCCGTCCATGGCGTTACCGCCGTGTCACACGCTCTACCAGTTCTACGTCAACGACGGTAAACTGAGTTGTCAACTGTACCAACGCAGTGGCGATATCTTCTTAGGTGTACCGTTTAATATCGCTAGTTATGCCTTACTGACGTCGTTAATTGCCAAAGAGGTGGGGCTAGAAGTCGGGGATTTCGTGCACACCTTAGGGGATGCCCACATCTATCAGAACCACCTCGACCAGGTCAAAACGCAATTGGCGCGGACCCCGAAGGCCGCACCGCAACTCTGGCTTAATCCGGACAAATCCAGTATTTTTGACTACGACATGGCTGATATCAAGGTGACCGGTTATGATCCGGCACCCGCGATTAAGGCCCCCGTCGCCGTTTAG
- a CDS encoding YozE family protein produces the protein MPKTFYQFLMTQRNPESYDPVATFANNAFLDSAFPKQETEFDNLSKYLEENASYLPSMTIFDDAWRLYQEFLA, from the coding sequence ATGCCCAAAACGTTTTATCAGTTTCTGATGACGCAACGTAACCCAGAAAGCTACGATCCGGTGGCGACATTTGCGAACAATGCCTTTCTGGATAGTGCGTTTCCCAAGCAAGAAACCGAATTTGATAACCTATCCAAGTACCTCGAGGAAAATGCGAGCTACCTGCCGTCGATGACCATCTTCGACGACGCGTGGCGGCTCTACCAGGAATTTCTGGCGTAA